The Rosa rugosa chromosome 1, drRosRugo1.1, whole genome shotgun sequence genomic sequence CTGATCATTGCCTTCTGCTAACTGTACTGAGTTTGCCAGGTACAAACCAATATTTCATTTCCCTTCTGACATGGACATGCTGTTGTTAATCTTTTTATAGCTCCATTTGGATTCTTTGACATGTCTATTAGTTTTCAAATGTTCATTAAGAAGGATAGAATAAGATAACATGATTGCCACATGTTGATGCCCTAAGATAACGTTTTTACATGTTTTTGTGATGATCTTTTCGATTCTGAAATGGGAAAAGACCAGTATTCCTATACCTATATTTGCAAGCAAGAGCTGCATATATAGCTAAACTGGTTTTATGGCTTTATGTTACTAGTTCCGAAACAACATGTTGACAATATTACTATGAATGTCCTggacttctttcttttctacaTCAACAGCAATTGAGCAATTTGACTTCCATTTGTATACTTGTTTTCCGTAAGGCAGATTAAATTTATATATGTGTGGATTGAGACaattactagtcatttggaaaTTTATATATGTGTGAACAATTATGCAGGCATATGATAAAAGGGAAAAGTAAAGAAGCTTTCATTGCATAGATATCAAGTACGTCAACAAGGTATACTAAGTAATGTCATACCTAATATCATTGAACTTCTCTTTTCATAGTTGCAGTCTGAAATACATGTCAATATGTGGTTTTGCAAGATCAAATTATTTCATACTTAAATCAGCCAAATAGGCCCTGTAACTTTGCTATATCCAGAATTTATAGAGGATGGTGGGCTGCACTATATCATAGTCTAAAGTGTTATTATGACTTAACAGGTCATATAAATAGCAAGGAGAGGTAATTGCAACAGCAGTAGAACAAGTTCACCTCTTCCTCCTCGGAAACCATAGGTAATACTAGCATCTCTATAAGAAGGCAAAGTTAAATTTGAGTTCTCTTGTTCTGGCTCAAAATAACAGATATATAAATGTCTTTGAGCTTTGTTAATGGTTTATTTTAATCATACAAAAATATTTTATTCCACTTTAGTATCATTATTTGTATTGAAGTACTTTGTTGAATTGTTTATTCTAGGATTAATTGGACAGTGAGGCATTGAGGCAGATTATAGTTACTAGTTTTGGGAAGGGCTATTCCTTGTTGACGTTTCCATAGTCAGGTTAGATTGTCATTGATCTTTTCGTTGGTTTTCCATTTGTTTGTCTTGGTCTTCGGTATTCTTTATATGAGGAGCTTGATTTCCATTTTGTTGTTTGATGTCATGACTTCATTAattgagtgtttttttttttttttctgtttttttttttaaatgtttcaGCCATGGATAAATCTTGGATTAATGATGATAGGAACACTTTAAAGTATTCAATGGGTGTTGAAACTTTCTTGAtttttgctgaagaaaatgcTAGCAACCCTAAAAGAATTCCATGCCCTTGCTCAAGATGTAACTTCAAAAAGAAGTCGATTAAAGTCATTAGGGGACACTTGTTTGATTACGGCTTTAGTTTGGGCTATACAAATTGGATTTGGCATGGAGAACCTACTTCGTCCTCCTGTGCTAGTGCACCTATTGGCTCTCCTCCAAACCCTCAGTTTTGTCCTGAAACTGTTAATATGTGTGAAGCTGCCTCTAATGAAGGTGATTATGATGAGGAGTCGTATGAGTTCAATAAGTTTGTCGAGGAAGCAGAAAGACCATTATTTGATAATAGTGACCACACTAAGTTAGAAGCATTAGCGCAACTTCACAATTTGAAAGCTAGGTTTAGTATGAGTGATACTTTTTTTTCTGAGTTACTTGCCACTGTTGAGTCTTTGCTTCCGAAAGATAATGTACTGCCTCAATCTCTATATGAGGCAAAGAAGACTCTCTCCAATTTGGGGTTGCAATATGAGAAAATACATGCATGTCCTAATGACTGCATATTGTTTAGGAAAGAGTTTTCTGATGCAATTACTTGTCCTAAGTGTGGTGTGTCTCGTTGGAAGCTAAAGAAGGATAAATCTGTTAAAATGGGACAACCAGCCAAGGTGTTGTGGTATTTTCCTATAATTCCCAGATTTAAACGCTTGTATAAATCTGCCTCAATTGCTGAAATGCTTACTTGGCATGAAGACAAGCGAACTAAGGATGGACACATGCGCCATCCAGCCGATTCTCCTGCTTGGAAGTTGGTTGATTATAAGTGGCCCGAATTCGCTTCTGAATCAAGAAATCTTAGGTTAGCATTGTCAGCTGATGGTATCAATACACATAGCTCTATGAGTAGTAGATATAGTTGCTGGCCCGTAATATTGGTGACTTATAATCTTCCTCCATGGTTATGCATAAAGAGGAAGTTTATGATGTTATCTCTATTAATTTCTGGTCCAAAACAGCCGGGAAATGATATAGATATCTACTTAGAGCCATTGATTAATGATCTACGATCTTTGTGGGATGGGGTTAGTGATGTCTATGATGCACATAGGAAAGAATACTTCACTCTTAGAGCTGTTTTATTGTGGACCATCAATGATTTCCCCGCATATGGAAACTTATCGGAGTGCACCACAAAAGGGTACAAAGCATGTCCAATCTGTGGTGACAACACTTCTGCTATGCATTTGCCCCATAGTAGAAAAATGTCTTATGGCTGCCACCGTAAGTATTTGCCACGCCATCATCCATATAGGAGGCAGAAGAAGACATTTAATAATGAGCAAGAATTCGAAGTTGCACCAGTACCACTATCCGGAGAGGAAGTGTTCAACAGACTTCAGCGTGTTGACTATGAGTTTGGgaagggaaagaagaagaagaagaactcgGCTGTAGATGCAGCTGCACCTTCTTGTTGGAAGAAAAAgtctatttttttaaatttagagTATTGGAAATCTCTTCATGTTCGCCATGCTCTTGATGTGATGCACATTGAGAAGAATGTTTGCGAAAGTGTGATTGCTACTTTGTTAAAGATGCCTTTCAAAACAAAAGACAGTGTTGCTGCCCACTTAGATATGGTTCAAATGGGTGTAAGAGTTGATTTGGGTCCAAAAATTGGGGAGAAAAGAACATATTTACCTGCTGCCCCATATAGTTTATCGAGGGCGGAGAAGATAAAAATGTGCAAATCTCTTTTGTTTATGAAGGTCCCTGATCGTCATTCATCAAATATCAAAAATCTGGTTTCCATGGAAGATTTGAAATTGTATGGTTTGAAATCTCATGATTGCCACATGTTGATGCAACAATTGCTTCCGGTGGCCATTCGTTCGGTGCTTCCCAAACATGTGAGAATTTCTATAATGAGGCTATGCTTCTTCTTTAATGCTTTGTGCACTAAAGTGGTTGATGTGTCAAAGTTGGATAAGCTTCAATCTGATTTGGTGTTGACTTTGTGTGAGCTAGAGAAGATATTTCCTCCCTCATTTTTCGATATAATGGTACATCTCACTGTGCACCTAGTTAGAGAAGTTCGATTATGCGGCCCTGTTTTTTATAGGTGGATGTACCCTTTTGAACGATTTATGAAAGTACTAAAGGGGTATGTCTGCAATCGTTTTCATCCTGAGGGTTGCATAGCTGAGAGCTACCTTGGAGAAGAATCTGTTGAGTTTTGCTCCAAGTTTTTACAACAATGTAGTTCAGTTGGTGTTCCTAAGGGTCCATCTAAGGTCTCTGGCCCACTTTCGGGTGCGAAGCTGAAGTCAATAGATGAAGAAGTGAGAGACCAGGCACATCTCCATGTGTTGTTCAATAATGCTGAGGTGGATCCATATAGAAAGTAAGTATTTTCAGCAAGTATGATTTCTCTCGCATGTTCTTTGAATATGATCATTATTATCGCATGTCTAATTTTATATCTACTGTAGGACACATAAGAAGATTGTGGAGCAGCAATacgaaggaaaaaagaagagcAAAAAGTGGCTACAAAGTGAGCACAATCGCACCTTTGCCGATTGGTTTCAATCCAAGGTGTCAGCTGAACTTAAGTGTACACCAAACAATGTCTCTCATACAGTGAGGTGGCTGGCTGGAAAACCAAGTTTTACAGTTTTTACTTATGAAGCCTATCGATATAATGGAGCTAAATACTTCACAAAGCAGAGAGACAATGCTAGAGCTGTCCAAAATAGTGGGGTGTCCTTAGTGGCTAAGACGATGCAGTTATCGAGTGCCAAGGACAAAAATCCAGTGGAGAGTGATATGACTTTTTATGGGTTTATTGAAGAGATTTGGGAGCTCGATTATCATGATTTCAAAGCTCCCTTGTTTTTGTGTCAATGGGCAGAGAATGAAAAAGGAATTAAACAAGATGAGTTTGGTTTCACATTAGTCAACTTTAATCGGCAAGGCCACAGAAATGATAAATTTGCTTCTGCTGGTCAAGTGAAACAAGTTTTCTACGTTGAAGATCCCCTTGATGCTGACTGGTCCGTTGTGCTAACGACCCCAAACAGAGATTATCATGATTCTTTCCATGACGATGATCTAGGGGACACCATCATGGAAGTACAACCATTCTGTGTAGAAATTCCATATTGTGAGGAAGATGAGAATGAGGATGATTCCACTTACATAAGAGCGAATGTTGAGGGGTTTTGGGTTCAGCAGTTCACCGCTGCAAGAGAACAATAGAGGTTTCCATTTTGTATGGTATTTGGTGCTAAATACttttttatttctgttttaTAAGACTTTGAATCaaatttgtgatttatataacTGCATTAGTTTGTGATACTCTTGCTGCATTAGTTTGTGATTTATATAACTGCATTAGTTTGTGATTTATATAACTGCATTAAACCTCCACACTTTGTTGCCTTCTGATGGTCTTTTGATGTACATCATGTTGCTGTTGTATCTTGCTACAATTTACTCTTTTGTTTCCCTTATATAGCATTTTCTTTATCAATTGTGAACATATTGCAGGTAGCAATGGGTTCCAAGAAGGGAAGTCGCATATCTCCAAGAGgcaaaaaatcaaagaaaaagaaagatgagGAGACTTCTCAACCTGAGACTGATGAAGTGCTTGAAGAAAAAGACGATTCTGTATCATCCAACACTGTCACGAGCACTGAATCAGCTGCTGCTAGAGGGAAGCAAAATGTGGTTGCCATGTACAAGGTCTTGGTCAAGAAAGCTTTGGGAAAAAAGTTTAAAGTGACATACACCGACACGGGCAATCCAAATGGATCAATAAGACACACTCTACAGTCTTATATAGGAATGTTAGCGCGGACTAAGGTGCCCATCAACATTGTAAGCTGGCCCGACGTGGACGGTGACTTGAAGGATAAACTTTGGCTCGATGGTAAGGTAATGATTTATAGTTTTCATTGTCATTATCATGTTTTGCTCATTTATATTGATGTGCTATTGTCATTGAAATGGTGCTGATGGGCATTTGAATCTATATTAATATCGAAATCAATTTGATACACTAAGCTGTAGTCACTGAATGTTTTATCTTTAATGCATAGGATACATTCAAGGTCGCCCCTGAAAGTAAGAAACTGGTATTGACATCTGCTGGCACTAAATGGAGAGCATTCAAGACCATGTTAACAAGAAAATATGTGCTCCCATACttgggaaagaagaagaagttgagaAAGCCACCAAGTCAATATGCATTTGTTGGGAGGCAGCCATGGAGGCAATTTGTGAAAGAGAGGACTACCGAGAAATGGCTGGTAATTATACTTTATGAAGTTAACTCTTATGCAAAATTTATACTTTATATGTGATTGAGACAATTAAtggtcttgttttttttttttttgtttgtttgcagGAACTACATAATAAACAAAGTGAAAGAGTTCGGAAGAGAAAATATCATCATCGATTATCAAGAAAAGGATATATTGGACTAGAAGAGGAGCTGGTTGTAATCTGTTTGTCCTTTGTATTTTTGGTTTCCATTTTTATGAGCTTATTGATATCAATCAAGTGAATTGTATAGTGTATTTACAAAGAGTTTTAATCTGTGGACAGAAAAAGACTTTGCCTGAAGGAGAGGTAATAGATCGTGCAATTATGTGGAAGAAAGCCCGTCAACGTAAAGATGGGGACATAGATGAAGAGGCTAGAGCTGTGGTGACAAAGATAGTAagtattgttaactagaaaaaCATTGATATAGCTGCTGATTATTAGGATGAATTTTTGTAAGTAGTGTAATTTTTGGCTTATTTTCCCCATATGTAGCTAATCTGTCTATATCTTATTAGGATGATTTGTTGGAGAAGAAAAGTAAGGGTGAGCTTGAGATTTCAGGGAGTAGTGATGTTCTTTCTCAAGCATTAGAAACTCCTGAACACTCGGGTAAGGTGAGGGGTGTTGGAGGCTTCATCAATCCCTCCACATACTTTAAACTTCCGAAGCTGAAAAGGA encodes the following:
- the LOC133728166 gene encoding uncharacterized protein LOC133728166, yielding MDKSWINDDRNTLKYSMGVETFLIFAEENASNPKRIPCPCSRCNFKKKSIKVIRGHLFDYGFSLGYTNWIWHGEPTSSSCASAPIGSPPNPQFCPETVNMCEAASNEGDYDEESYEFNKFVEEAERPLFDNSDHTKLEALAQLHNLKARFSMSDTFFSELLATVESLLPKDNVLPQSLYEAKKTLSNLGLQYEKIHACPNDCILFRKEFSDAITCPKCGVSRWKLKKDKSVKMGQPAKVLWYFPIIPRFKRLYKSASIAEMLTWHEDKRTKDGHMRHPADSPAWKLVDYKWPEFASESRNLRLALSADGINTHSSMSSRYSCWPVILVTYNLPPWLCIKRKFMMLSLLISGPKQPGNDIDIYLEPLINDLRSLWDGVSDVYDAHRKEYFTLRAVLLWTINDFPAYGNLSECTTKGYKACPICGDNTSAMHLPHSRKMSYGCHRKYLPRHHPYRRQKKTFNNEQEFEVAPVPLSGEEVFNRLQRVDYEFGKGKKKKKNSAVDAAAPSCWKKKSIFLNLEYWKSLHVRHALDVMHIEKNVCESVIATLLKMPFKTKDSVAAHLDMVQMGVRVDLGPKIGEKRTYLPAAPYSLSRAEKIKMCKSLLFMKVPDRHSSNIKNLVSMEDLKLYGLKSHDCHMLMQQLLPVAIRSVLPKHVRISIMRLCFFFNALCTKVVDVSKLDKLQSDLVLTLCELEKIFPPSFFDIMVHLTVHLVREVRLCGPVFYRWMYPFERFMKVLKGYVCNRFHPEGCIAESYLGEESVEFCSKFLQQCSSVGVPKGPSKVSGPLSGAKLKSIDEEVRDQAHLHVLFNNAEVDPYRKTHKKIVEQQYEGKKKSKKWLQSEHNRTFADWFQSKVSAELKCTPNNVSHTVRWLAGKPSFTVFTYEAYRYNGAKYFTKQRDNARAVQNSGVSLVAKTMQLSSAKDKNPVESDMTFYGFIEEIWELDYHDFKAPLFLCQWAENEKGIKQDEFGFTLVNFNRQGHRNDKFASAGQVKQVFYVEDPLDADWSVVLTTPNRDYHDSFHDDDLGDTIMEVQPFCVEIPYCEEDENEDDSTYIRANVEGFWVQQFTAAREQ